Below is a window of Paraburkholderia kururiensis DNA.
ACGCCTACGCGCTCTTTCCGATTCTGCGCGAGCGTGCCGCGGCACGCGCAGGCGTGCTCTCGGGCGGCGAGCAGCAGATGCTCGCACTGGCTCGCGCACTGCTCGGGAATCCTGATCTTCTGATCGTCGACGAACCCACCGAAGGGCTCGCGGCCCAGGTGAGCGCAGTGGTGGGCGATTGCCTGCATACGTTGCGCGAACGCGGCGTCGCGGTGCTGCTGATCGAACAGCGGCTTGCGCTCGCGCGCCGGCTGGCGGACCGCATCGCGGTGATGGGGCACGGCGCCATCGTGTTCGAAGGGTCGTTGGACGCGTTCGCGCAACGCGACGACATCGTGCGCGATTGGCTCGGCGTGGGTTGAGCGTCGCGCGGGCAACATGGCGCCATTGCGGTGCAGCACGAAAACTGCGTCGTCGATCGATTCGAACGCTCAAAACAGGCGTTTGAATGTGGCCCCGGCCGTTGACGAAAAGCCCCTGCAGACGCGGCTTCGCGGCGCTTCTGAAGTCGCCGCGATCTGCGTTCGCGTTTGGTAACTCTCCTCGACGAATCTTGTCGGCAGCGCGGCGACAAAAAAAGACAATCGCTTGCAAAGACCCCGTTTCGGCGCGTCGTTCAGACGACCGCGCCGGACAACGAGGGCAAGGAGGACGACGGCGCCGCCGCGTGGCACGACACGACAGGAAGCGGCTGCGCCGTTCCCAGGGAGGAGGCGAACACCATGCAAGACACGACCAGCTCGGCCGAGGTTCAGCACGAAGCGTGCGCTAAATTGCACGCCAAATCGCACGCCAAAGCGCAGCCCGAAAAACCTCGATCACGCACCGTGCACGCAAAGCGCGGCGCGCGCGCTTTCGCGTCCGCGGTGGCGTGCGCCATCGCATTGCTTGGCACGGCCGCGTGGCTCACCGGCTGCGCTGATGCCGGTTCGGCCGAGCGTCCAACGCTCGAAGTCGCGAAGGCGCGCGAGCTGGGCGAAGATCAACGCGTGCTTGCGCGCGTGCCGTCCGTGGGCCCTTTGGCGTTGCAGCGCACGCGCGCACTCACGCTGCGCGACTCGGGCGTCGACGGGTCGCTCATGTTTGCGCGCGACGTGGACTTTCGCGTTACCGGCGACATCGGCTTCATGATCCACGACATGAGCGCCACGCTCACTCCCGTCAAGCGAGGCGAACCCGTCGTGTTCGACGACCCGACGAGCGTCGTCATCGCCGTCCATCGCGGCGACGTCACGCTCAACGCGGACCGCCTCACCGCGATCTTCAACCGCTATCTGTTCCAGTACCAGGGCTCGCCCTTGCGCAACATGCGCGTGGTGCCGCAACAGGGCACGCTGCGCATCACGGGGCAGATGTGGCGCGACGGTTGGGTGCCGATCGCGCTGACAGGCACGCTCGCCATGCGCCATGCCGACGAACTCGTGTTCCATGCCCAGCACGTCGAGGTGGCGGGCGCGAGCGCCGATCATCTGATGCAGGCGGCCCACGTAAAGATGGCCGACCTGTTGAAGGTCGAGACGCCGATTGCGCGCCTCGAAGGCGACGACGTCGTGATGCAGGTCGCGAAGCTCACGCCGCCGCCCGCGCTGCGCATGACGATCACGCACATCGACGTGACGCCCGAGGGCGTGCGCTTCACGCTGGACGACCCTACCAACGCGATACAGCAGGCCATCGTATGGCCCGAGTCGATGCCGGCGCGCGGGCTGCGCATCGTGGGCGGCGACGTGAAGTTCATGCGTTCGATGCCGATGAACATCGACATGACCATCGAACCCGTGAATCCCGCCGCGCCGTTCGTGCTGGACCTGTACCACTATCGCGAGCAGCTCGCCGCGGGCTGGCTCACGTTCAGCGAGGCGGGCGCGCTCGACGTGCGGCTCGCGTCGTGGCCGGTTGTGAACGGTGCCGCGCAGGCAATGCAGTCTGCGCCGATGCAGATCGGCAGCGCCGCGGCCCGATACAACGACAGCTTCATCCGCATGCAGCAGGCGTCGCTCGCTGAAGCGCGCGCGCAGTGGCGCTTCGTGCCGGCGGCGTTGCGCGACGCGAGCGCGCAGACGGCATCGGCTGCTACGTCGGGTCTGTCCACTGTGTCAATGTCCCCGGATGCGCCGTCAGGCACCCCCACGGCGCAACCGGCCGACGACGAACGCCGCTCGCCAGGCCCGGCGCCGTTCATTCATGCGGAGAACGTGGACTTCTACGTGACCGGTCGCATCGGCTTTCACGTGCGCTCGCTCGACGCACAACTGGTGGCGAAGCAGCCCGGCCAGCCCGTCAATCTGGACGATCCGACGCAATACGACATCCGTATTCTGGGCGGCGAAGTGGTGGAGCCGTGGCCCGCAATGTCGGCGCTCTTCAACGACTATCTGCTCGACTACACGCCGCGCTCGCTCAACGACCTCGCGCTCACGCCGCAAGGCAACGCGTTGCGCGTGACGGGCGGCATCAAGCTCTGGAATCACTTTCCGGGCGTGTGGCTGCCCACGACGATGAGCGGCACGATCCGCGTGCTCGACGAGCGGCATCTCGCCTACGCGCCACAGAGCGTGACGGTGCTCGGCGTGCCGCAGGCGGGCTTGCTGCGCGCGCTCGACATTCCGCTCTCGTCGCTGACGCCGTTCGCGCGCAAAGGCGTGGCGCTGCGCGGCAACGAACTCGTGTTCGATCAGTACACCGTGTTCCCGCCGCCCGTGTTGCGCGGTCATCTGGAGAGCGCGACGGTGACGCAGGAGGGCCTCGTGCTCAAGTTTCGCGCCGAGCCGCATGCGCCCGTCATCCACGCGCCGGCGTCGGCGGGATCGAGCTACATCTGGATAGAAGCCGGGGACGTGAAGATGTTCGATTCGCTCGTCGTGAACGGGCGCACGCTGATCCACGACTCGCGCGCGAACGGTCCGCTGCATTTCGACATGTACGCGTACCGGCGCGATGTGGCGAAGGGCACCGTGAAAATGGCGCTGGACGGCAGCCTCGACGTGGACCTCAGGCCGCATGCAGGGGCACAGATGGCCGCGCCGCAGGCGACGGGGCCGTCGGCCTCGCTCGCTGCGGACAAGTGAGGCCGGTCATGAGGCGAATGAAGCGAACGAAGCTGGCTCGAAGCCGGCGAAGCCGCGCTGAATGCACCGAACGCGCCGCACGCCGCGCCGTTCGACGCACCGCGTGCGGCGCCATGCATCATGCCGCGGCTTTCTTCGCCTCGACGTCGGGCAACAAGACGGTGAGCACGCCGAGCAGCGGCAGGAACGAGCACACCTTGTAGACGTAGGCAATGCTCGTGGCGTCCGCGAGCTGGCCGAGCACGGCCGCGCCGATGCCGCCCAGCCCGAACGCGAAACCGAAGAAGAGCCCCGCCACCATCCCCACCTTGCCGGGGATGAGTTCCTGCGCGTAGACCAGAATTGCCGAGAACGCCGAGGCGAGCACCACGCCGATCACCACTGTCAGCA
It encodes the following:
- a CDS encoding ABC transporter ATP-binding protein, which gives rise to MGALLEIRGLQAWYGASQVLHGVDLHVEAGEVLALAGRNGSGRSTLAKAVMGMVRTQGQVRFAGHVLAGRCTFEIARLGIGYVPEHRDVFPTLTVRENLALGIAPRSPRSGRTPRFTLDDAYALFPILRERAAARAGVLSGGEQQMLALARALLGNPDLLIVDEPTEGLAAQVSAVVGDCLHTLRERGVAVLLIEQRLALARRLADRIAVMGHGAIVFEGSLDAFAQRDDIVRDWLGVG